From Caulobacter segnis, a single genomic window includes:
- a CDS encoding phosphatidylglycerol lysyltransferase domain-containing protein gives MSSTVFRPAALAIAPTLAAILTASAGVMLLASGATPSEPTRFLLLLAFAPDLLIEISHFFSSILGLVLLLLAFGLRARLGAAWWAALMVLAASAVLAIFKGLNWEETAMLTVCFLAIVPFHDAFPRKAALTKMEITPGWLLSAAAVVAGAGLLGWWSFNHTEFADKSWIRVLQDHDEAARAIRSSVAAAIVLLAVGVWRLIATAATPAVVDDTDPEFDRVRAILAKAEDAEPSANLALLGDKRFLFSASGESFLMFGVRGRSWIALGAPIGKNEERMELFWRFRELADAHAARAGFYGLGPEDLPDTVDLGLAIQKTGESAAVPLEAFSLVGRRREVLRRNWRKAGEGGAAFEILPVGAALEIMGELRAISDAWLSHHAGGEKSFSMGGFDPRYVAEFPVAVVRGEEGKIVAFATLWLTACKTSFSMDLMRYSDEAPKNVMDYLFVELLQWGKDEGYQAFEFGMAPLAGLEDRPLAPIMSRVGRLLYERGEEIYNFQGVRRYKDKYDPVWQPRYIAAPHKWAIPFLLADIGLLSSGGVSGLTKRPKKAPAPPAT, from the coding sequence ATGTCCTCGACAGTTTTCAGGCCCGCGGCTCTGGCGATCGCCCCGACCCTGGCGGCGATCCTGACCGCGTCCGCCGGGGTCATGCTGCTGGCCTCCGGGGCCACGCCGTCCGAGCCGACCCGGTTCCTGCTGCTGCTGGCCTTCGCGCCGGATCTGCTGATCGAGATCAGCCACTTCTTCTCCTCGATCCTGGGTCTGGTCTTGCTGCTGCTGGCGTTCGGCCTGCGCGCGCGGCTGGGCGCGGCCTGGTGGGCGGCGCTGATGGTGCTGGCCGCCTCGGCGGTGCTGGCGATCTTCAAGGGCCTGAACTGGGAGGAGACGGCCATGCTGACCGTCTGTTTCCTGGCCATCGTCCCGTTCCACGACGCCTTCCCACGCAAGGCCGCCCTGACCAAGATGGAGATCACGCCCGGCTGGCTGCTGTCGGCCGCCGCCGTCGTCGCCGGCGCGGGCCTGCTGGGCTGGTGGTCGTTCAACCACACCGAGTTCGCCGACAAGTCCTGGATCCGCGTGCTGCAGGATCATGACGAGGCCGCCCGGGCCATCCGCTCGTCGGTGGCCGCCGCCATCGTGCTGCTGGCCGTCGGCGTCTGGCGCCTGATCGCCACGGCCGCGACGCCGGCCGTGGTCGATGACACCGATCCCGAGTTCGACCGCGTCCGCGCTATCCTGGCCAAGGCCGAGGACGCCGAGCCCAGCGCCAACCTCGCCCTGCTGGGCGACAAACGCTTCCTGTTCTCGGCCTCGGGCGAGAGCTTCCTGATGTTCGGGGTGCGCGGCCGTTCGTGGATCGCCCTGGGCGCGCCGATCGGCAAGAACGAAGAGCGCATGGAGCTGTTCTGGCGCTTCCGCGAACTAGCCGACGCCCACGCCGCGCGGGCCGGCTTCTACGGTCTGGGTCCCGAGGATCTGCCTGACACCGTCGACCTGGGCCTGGCCATCCAGAAGACCGGCGAGAGCGCCGCTGTGCCGCTGGAGGCCTTCAGCCTGGTCGGTCGTCGTCGCGAGGTCCTGCGCCGCAACTGGCGCAAGGCCGGGGAGGGCGGGGCGGCCTTCGAGATCCTGCCCGTCGGCGCGGCCCTGGAGATCATGGGCGAACTGCGCGCCATCTCAGACGCCTGGCTCAGCCACCACGCGGGCGGCGAGAAGAGCTTCTCGATGGGCGGCTTCGACCCGCGCTACGTGGCCGAGTTCCCGGTCGCGGTGGTGCGCGGCGAGGAGGGCAAGATCGTCGCCTTCGCCACCCTGTGGCTGACGGCATGCAAGACCTCGTTCTCGATGGACCTGATGCGCTATTCCGACGAGGCGCCCAAGAACGTCATGGACTACCTGTTCGTCGAGCTGCTGCAGTGGGGCAAGGACGAGGGCTACCAAGCGTTCGAGTTCGGCATGGCCCCGCTGGCCGGTCTGGAGGACCGCCCCCTGGCCCCGATCATGTCGCGCGTGGGTCGGCTGCTCTACGAGCGCGGCGAGGAGATCTACAATTTCCAGGGCGTACGCCGGTACAAGGACAAGTACGACCCGGTCTGGCAGCCGCGCTACATTGCCGCGCCCCACAAGTGGGCCATCCCTTTTCTGCTCGCCGACATCGGCCTGTTGTCCTCGGGCGGGGTGTCGGGCCTGACCAAACGGCCCAAGAAGGCGCCCGCGCCGCCCGCGACCTAG
- a CDS encoding peptidoglycan-binding protein — MTAASPWSVKGIDPKAREVAKDLARRSGMTLGEWLNRMIIEGDGQTPDSNAGSGDRPGRAYLEIVKDNAPSRIEVAEHPADEVGRVAVAMDRLTKRIEAAEGRNAAAISGIDHSVRDALTRLGQAEREQIAVAARFEGAVNELKTEQARAGERVRRIEAEAAGPRSAEALRALEGALGKVASHLYDGEARTREAIAALEARLNEQSPAAPQDPSALVDAVVARLGERLEAAETRTSEALRELSSSFSALDQRLGAVEGANPAAGVQERLDGLAASLSEKMEAARLEMAAKLRESADGRFDRMERKLGEMAAHVQAAEQRSAQAIERMGREFVGVADAFSRRVQSSEQRNAAAIEQVGGEVARIAASVEHKLARNDTVQAQALEKLGGEIARITEKLAERIGSAERRNALAIDEVGEQVSRVTERLNQRHERSSQELVDRIRQSEERTLRMLEEAREKIDTRLHDAQRKLEQTPPASVLAPEAEPVRAAPPAASPFEESYFSQAASFSGHDDIIDDADVFGDAPLSPASPFDDDDFPAADLQDRGFGHDDYAMADGFEPEAPRYEAEPDVADLAPVEPARPLSTREIIEQARAAARAAAAAEAKGGPKPDKKAKGGSLFGGFKSRKAKNRLGATVATVAIAVGTASALGAGVGGLLLLNGEGFGATTPRVADRQADVGGKAEADAAPRAAVALSATQPLPVQGEIAPAQPSDEAKVLFEDGVRKIESGDRSGLEALKRAANGGYPAAQFYLSKLFESGKGGLKADMPEARRWAERAAVGGDPRAMHDIALYNFKGVGGSRNVAAAAVWFRKAADLGLVDSQFNLAQLYEGGYGVSKNPAEAYKWFVIAGRAGDATARSRATALRAQLTAEAQQTADRSAQAFRPQAQSTASLSSPAPAADANLGLAQGVLSQLGYYQGPRDGVASPALRMAIAAYQRDQGLPASGGVDAETLNRLSVYAR; from the coding sequence ATGACGGCGGCGTCGCCATGGAGCGTAAAGGGGATCGACCCCAAGGCACGGGAGGTCGCCAAGGACCTCGCGCGTCGCTCCGGCATGACTCTGGGCGAGTGGCTCAATCGGATGATCATCGAGGGCGATGGTCAGACGCCGGACTCTAACGCGGGCTCTGGCGACAGGCCGGGCCGCGCCTATCTGGAAATCGTCAAGGATAACGCGCCGTCGCGCATCGAGGTCGCGGAGCATCCGGCGGACGAGGTCGGCCGCGTGGCCGTGGCCATGGACCGCCTGACCAAGCGTATCGAAGCCGCCGAAGGCCGCAACGCCGCGGCCATTTCCGGCATCGACCACTCGGTCCGTGACGCCCTCACGCGATTGGGACAGGCCGAGCGTGAACAGATCGCTGTCGCCGCCCGTTTCGAAGGCGCCGTGAACGAACTCAAGACCGAGCAGGCCCGCGCGGGCGAACGCGTGCGCCGCATCGAGGCCGAGGCGGCCGGACCGCGTTCGGCCGAGGCTCTGCGCGCCTTGGAAGGGGCGCTGGGCAAGGTCGCCAGCCATCTCTACGACGGCGAGGCCCGGACCCGCGAAGCGATCGCGGCGCTGGAAGCCCGCCTGAACGAACAATCGCCCGCCGCGCCGCAAGATCCGTCCGCCCTGGTCGACGCCGTCGTGGCGCGCCTGGGCGAACGGCTCGAAGCCGCCGAAACCCGCACCAGCGAGGCTCTGCGCGAATTGAGCTCGTCGTTTTCGGCGCTGGATCAGCGCTTGGGCGCCGTCGAAGGCGCCAACCCCGCCGCCGGTGTCCAGGAACGCCTGGATGGCCTCGCCGCCAGCCTCAGCGAGAAGATGGAGGCCGCCCGTCTGGAGATGGCCGCCAAGCTGCGTGAAAGCGCCGACGGCCGCTTCGATCGCATGGAGCGCAAGCTGGGCGAGATGGCCGCGCACGTGCAGGCCGCCGAGCAGCGCTCGGCTCAGGCCATCGAGCGCATGGGCCGCGAGTTCGTCGGCGTCGCCGACGCGTTCAGCCGCCGGGTCCAGAGCTCGGAACAACGCAACGCCGCGGCCATCGAGCAGGTGGGCGGGGAAGTGGCCCGCATCGCCGCGTCCGTCGAGCACAAGCTGGCCCGCAACGACACCGTCCAGGCCCAGGCGCTGGAGAAGCTGGGCGGCGAGATCGCCCGCATCACCGAGAAGCTGGCCGAGCGCATCGGCAGCGCCGAGCGCCGCAACGCCCTGGCCATCGACGAGGTCGGCGAGCAGGTCTCCCGCGTCACCGAGCGCCTGAACCAGCGCCACGAGCGCTCCAGCCAGGAGCTGGTCGATCGCATCCGCCAGAGCGAGGAACGCACGCTCCGCATGCTGGAGGAAGCGCGCGAGAAGATCGACACCCGCCTGCACGACGCTCAACGCAAGTTGGAGCAGACCCCTCCTGCTTCGGTCCTGGCGCCCGAGGCCGAGCCGGTCCGCGCCGCGCCGCCGGCGGCGTCGCCGTTCGAGGAAAGCTATTTCAGCCAGGCCGCCTCGTTCAGTGGCCATGACGACATCATCGACGACGCCGACGTGTTCGGTGACGCGCCGCTTTCGCCCGCATCGCCGTTCGACGACGACGACTTCCCGGCCGCCGACCTGCAGGATCGCGGCTTCGGCCATGACGACTACGCGATGGCCGACGGCTTCGAACCGGAGGCGCCGCGCTACGAGGCCGAACCGGACGTCGCCGATCTTGCGCCCGTCGAGCCGGCCCGTCCGCTGTCGACCCGCGAGATCATCGAGCAGGCGCGCGCCGCCGCGCGCGCCGCCGCGGCCGCGGAAGCCAAGGGTGGCCCCAAGCCGGACAAGAAGGCCAAGGGCGGCTCGTTGTTCGGCGGCTTCAAGAGCCGGAAGGCCAAGAACCGTCTCGGCGCGACTGTCGCCACGGTCGCGATCGCGGTCGGCACGGCCTCGGCGCTGGGCGCCGGCGTGGGCGGCCTGTTGCTGCTGAATGGCGAGGGTTTCGGCGCGACCACGCCGCGCGTCGCCGACCGTCAGGCCGATGTCGGGGGCAAGGCGGAGGCCGACGCCGCGCCGCGCGCCGCCGTGGCCCTGTCGGCCACGCAGCCGTTGCCGGTTCAGGGCGAGATCGCCCCGGCTCAGCCTTCCGACGAGGCCAAGGTCCTGTTCGAGGACGGCGTCCGCAAGATCGAGAGCGGCGACCGCTCGGGTCTCGAGGCCCTGAAGCGGGCCGCCAACGGCGGTTATCCGGCCGCGCAATTCTATCTCTCGAAACTGTTCGAGAGCGGCAAGGGTGGCCTGAAGGCTGACATGCCGGAGGCGCGGCGCTGGGCCGAACGGGCCGCCGTGGGCGGCGATCCGCGCGCCATGCACGATATCGCGCTCTACAATTTCAAGGGCGTTGGCGGTTCGCGCAACGTCGCCGCCGCCGCGGTGTGGTTCCGCAAGGCCGCGGACCTCGGACTGGTCGACAGCCAGTTCAACCTGGCTCAGCTGTACGAAGGCGGATACGGCGTCAGCAAGAATCCCGCCGAGGCCTACAAGTGGTTCGTGATCGCCGGCCGCGCCGGTGACGCCACCGCCCGTAGCCGCGCCACCGCCCTGCGCGCCCAGCTGACCGCCGAGGCCCAGCAGACCGCCGATCGCTCGGCCCAGGCCTTCCGGCCTCAGGCGCAATCGACCGCCAGCCTGTCCAGCCCCGCGCCGGCCGCCGACGCCAATCTGGGCCTGGCCCAAGGCGTGCTGTCGCAATTGGGCTACTATCAGGGTCCGCGCGACGGCGTCGCTTCGCCCGCCCTGCGCATGGCCATCGCCGCCTACCAGCGCGACCAGGGCCTGCCGGCCTCGGGCGGCGTGGACGCCGAGACGCTGAACCGCCTGTCGGTCTACGCGCGGTAG
- a CDS encoding sulfite exporter TauE/SafE family protein, with protein sequence MHVYLPIAEVSVNALLLVALGGLVGFISGLFGIGGGFLMTPVLVFMGIPPVVAVASEANHVAASSVSSVIAYSKKRVVDFKMGAVLASGGAIGSFAGVEVFRWLRLIGQADLAVSVSYLLFLGVIGGLMLIESVGAILRRRGGQPPKPRRDRRPLLLYALPFKVRFPRSRLYISVIPPIVLGVFVGILSAVMGVGGGFILVPAMIYLLRMPAPVVVGTSLFQIVITTSLTSVLQAGRNQTVDIVLATLLLIGGVIGAQLGARASGRFRAEELRALLALLVLAVGLRMGADLFLKPEEAFVLMTGTTR encoded by the coding sequence TTGCACGTCTATCTTCCCATCGCCGAGGTTTCGGTGAACGCGCTGCTGCTGGTGGCGCTGGGCGGGCTCGTGGGCTTCATTTCGGGACTGTTCGGCATCGGCGGCGGCTTCCTGATGACGCCGGTGCTGGTGTTTATGGGCATTCCGCCCGTGGTGGCGGTGGCCAGCGAGGCCAACCACGTCGCCGCCTCGTCGGTCTCCAGCGTCATCGCCTACAGCAAGAAGCGCGTGGTCGACTTCAAGATGGGCGCGGTGCTGGCCAGCGGCGGAGCCATCGGCTCGTTCGCCGGGGTCGAGGTGTTCCGCTGGCTGCGGCTGATCGGCCAGGCGGATCTGGCCGTCTCGGTTTCCTACTTGCTGTTCCTGGGCGTGATCGGCGGACTGATGCTGATCGAGTCCGTCGGCGCGATCCTGCGCCGGCGCGGCGGTCAGCCGCCCAAGCCGCGCCGCGACCGCCGTCCGCTGTTGCTGTACGCCTTGCCGTTCAAGGTCCGCTTCCCGCGCTCGCGGCTCTATATCAGCGTCATTCCGCCGATCGTGCTGGGCGTGTTCGTCGGGATCCTGTCAGCGGTGATGGGCGTGGGCGGCGGCTTCATCCTGGTGCCGGCCATGATCTACCTGCTGCGCATGCCCGCGCCCGTGGTAGTGGGCACCAGTCTGTTCCAGATCGTCATCACCACCTCGCTGACCAGCGTGCTGCAGGCCGGCCGTAACCAGACCGTCGACATCGTGCTGGCGACCCTGCTGCTGATCGGCGGGGTGATCGGCGCCCAGCTGGGCGCGCGGGCCTCGGGCCGCTTCCGCGCCGAGGAACTGCGAGCGCTGTTGGCCTTGCTCGTCCTGGCCGTCGGCCTACGGATGGGCGCGGACCTGTTCCTCAAGCCCGAGGAAGCCTTCGTCCTGATGACGGGGACGACGCGATGA
- a CDS encoding TIGR02186 family protein, producing the protein MVEAPPAPALSAALTDTEIRVSSGFRGARIVLYGAVFDPRDRPSDIVVIVRGPDTPLRIARKTQVAGLWLNSRPVVFRGAPGFYRVASTRPLQDIAGFAPLRHLGAGLEHLAIAAPMEQRVETTYGVRDVVVSRLGADYLDWRRAVLRLKEKAGLYAADPQGVRFVDKGLFRAQLDLPAESPIGQYTARIVLFQDGKPVSIRDRTLVVEKAGAERALYLFAKDRPWTYGLVSVIVALGAGWAASVAFRRS; encoded by the coding sequence ATGGTCGAAGCGCCTCCCGCGCCGGCCTTGTCGGCCGCCCTGACCGACACGGAAATCCGCGTCAGCTCCGGCTTCCGGGGCGCGCGGATCGTGCTGTACGGCGCCGTCTTCGATCCCAGGGACCGGCCCAGCGACATCGTCGTCATCGTGCGTGGGCCGGACACGCCCCTGCGCATCGCCCGCAAGACCCAGGTCGCGGGCCTGTGGCTCAACAGCCGGCCCGTGGTGTTCCGCGGCGCGCCGGGTTTCTACCGCGTGGCCTCGACCCGGCCGCTGCAGGACATCGCCGGCTTCGCGCCGTTGCGCCACCTAGGCGCGGGTCTGGAGCATCTGGCCATCGCCGCGCCGATGGAGCAACGGGTCGAGACGACCTATGGCGTCCGTGACGTCGTCGTCAGCCGCCTCGGCGCGGACTATCTAGACTGGCGGCGGGCGGTGCTGCGCCTGAAGGAGAAGGCCGGCCTCTACGCCGCCGACCCGCAAGGGGTCCGCTTCGTCGATAAGGGCCTGTTCCGCGCCCAACTGGACCTGCCCGCCGAGTCGCCGATCGGCCAGTACACTGCCCGGATCGTGCTGTTCCAGGACGGCAAGCCGGTCTCGATCCGCGACCGGACCCTGGTCGTCGAGAAGGCCGGGGCCGAACGGGCCCTCTACCTGTTCGCGAAAGATCGTCCGTGGACCTATGGGCTTGTGTCGGTAATAGTCGCGCTCGGGGCAGGGTGGGCGGCTTCAGTCGCCTTCCGAAGGAGTTGA
- a CDS encoding DUF3429 domain-containing protein — protein MNESAAGRTPVPPAVWVFGLSTIMPFFIASGLFCYGPDPIQKPALVALLAYSAAMVSYFGGVRSGLEIENPSPRWSVLGLSLLFPLAGFGLLLGELKFDPAWQLSGFLLVFLLQWVWDVTDHDGPTWRPRMRTLLTAGAAISLAFSLEQALHM, from the coding sequence ATGAACGAGTCCGCGGCGGGGCGGACGCCGGTGCCGCCGGCGGTATGGGTCTTTGGTCTGTCGACCATCATGCCCTTCTTCATTGCATCGGGCCTGTTCTGCTACGGCCCTGATCCCATCCAGAAGCCGGCGCTGGTCGCCTTGCTCGCCTATTCGGCGGCGATGGTCTCGTACTTCGGGGGCGTGCGCAGCGGCCTCGAGATCGAGAATCCCAGCCCGCGCTGGTCGGTTCTGGGCCTGTCCCTTCTGTTCCCGCTGGCCGGATTTGGCCTGCTGCTGGGCGAGCTGAAGTTCGACCCGGCCTGGCAGCTGTCGGGCTTCCTGCTGGTCTTCCTGCTGCAATGGGTCTGGGACGTCACCGACCACGACGGCCCCACCTGGCGCCCGCGCATGCGCACCCTGCTGACCGCCGGCGCGGCCATTTCGCTGGCCTTCTCGCTGGAGCAGGCGCTGCATATGTGA
- the pdeM gene encoding ligase-associated DNA damage response endonuclease PdeM, whose amino-acid sequence MTRFRPSTCGGLRIALANVEVMLRWSGALWLEREEALIVADLHFEKGSSYAARFGQMLPPYDTRETLDRLDREIALLAPKRLIFLGDSFHDGAGEARLAQDDHRRLEGLATGRELVWAVGNHDADGPKVLPGEIIDEAEVSGLTLRHEPLPGVQLGEVAGHLHPAARITSGRATTRRRCFVTDGQRLVLPAFGAFTGGLNILDAAFSNLFAGPMLAGALGPSRVHAVGMKSLRPD is encoded by the coding sequence ATGACCCGCTTCCGGCCTTCCACCTGCGGCGGCCTGCGGATCGCCCTGGCCAATGTCGAGGTCATGCTGCGCTGGTCCGGCGCCCTGTGGCTTGAGCGCGAGGAGGCGCTGATCGTCGCCGACCTGCACTTCGAGAAGGGCAGCAGCTACGCCGCGCGCTTCGGTCAGATGCTGCCGCCCTACGACACCCGCGAGACCCTGGACCGGCTGGACCGCGAGATCGCCCTGCTCGCGCCCAAACGGCTGATCTTCCTAGGGGACAGCTTCCATGACGGCGCCGGCGAGGCGCGGCTGGCCCAGGATGACCATCGGCGGCTGGAGGGTCTGGCGACGGGCCGCGAACTGGTCTGGGCGGTAGGCAACCACGACGCCGACGGTCCCAAGGTCCTGCCCGGCGAAATCATCGACGAGGCCGAGGTTTCGGGCCTGACCCTACGCCACGAACCCCTGCCCGGCGTCCAGCTCGGCGAGGTGGCCGGCCACCTTCACCCGGCGGCCAGGATCACCAGCGGCCGGGCCACGACGCGCCGGCGCTGTTTCGTCACCGACGGCCAGCGCCTGGTGCTGCCGGCGTTCGGCGCCTTCACCGGCGGCCTGAACATCCTGGACGCTGCGTTCTCGAACCTGTTCGCCGGCCCGATGCTGGCGGGGGCGCTGGGCCCCAGCCGCGTCCATGCCGTGGGGATGAAGTCCCTGCGGCCGGACTAG